A single window of Flavobacterium aestivum DNA harbors:
- a CDS encoding lipopolysaccharide biosynthesis protein, whose amino-acid sequence MHNTSLKAIATKGIIWSAVDKFVVQFGQFVVGIVLARILLPEDFGLIGMLAIFIVLSQTFIESGLGTGLIQRQEREDIDFSTLFVFNLATSSFFYLVLFFSAPFISSFFEKPQLTDLTRILSLSLFLNAFAIVQRTKLTIAIDFKSIAKSNVIGMITGGLCGVIAAINGYGVWSLVVQMLIGSLASSMSLWFLSDWSPSIVFSKKSFRSLFRYGSKLLITGLYAQTLNNVYNICLGKFYPTASLGYYTRAKSFADISAGTIVSTIQQATFPILTSVQYDKEKLVSIFSRMVRMSAFFIIPIMTLIALLAKPIVILLLTEKWISLIPLLQWMVFARIFLPMSTINMNLLNAMGRSDLFLKVDLYKLPMTVLAMVITIPIGLKAMIIGHVVTSALSFIINAYLPGKFFGYGPINQLKEMLPFFVATIGMSILVIMISYFIDNLVLQLFSGIVFGLLIYLSICWLFKLEELTEVKELLLKFLKKTV is encoded by the coding sequence ATGCACAATACCTCTCTAAAAGCAATTGCAACAAAAGGAATTATTTGGTCTGCGGTTGATAAATTTGTTGTTCAGTTTGGACAATTCGTTGTAGGTATAGTACTTGCTCGAATTTTGCTACCAGAAGATTTTGGTCTAATAGGAATGTTAGCCATTTTTATAGTTCTGTCACAAACTTTTATTGAAAGTGGTTTGGGCACGGGGTTGATTCAACGTCAAGAAAGGGAAGATATTGATTTTTCGACTTTATTCGTGTTCAATTTAGCCACAAGCAGCTTTTTTTATTTAGTGCTTTTTTTTTCAGCGCCCTTTATTTCTTCTTTTTTTGAGAAACCTCAATTGACTGATTTAACAAGAATATTGAGTTTAAGCTTGTTTCTAAATGCTTTTGCAATTGTTCAACGAACGAAACTAACAATTGCGATTGATTTCAAATCCATTGCAAAAAGTAATGTAATTGGAATGATTACTGGTGGATTATGTGGGGTAATAGCTGCTATAAATGGGTATGGAGTCTGGTCTTTAGTTGTTCAAATGCTCATTGGGTCTTTGGCTTCATCTATGTCATTGTGGTTTTTAAGTGATTGGAGTCCCTCTATTGTTTTTTCAAAAAAATCTTTTAGATCTTTATTTCGTTATGGTTCAAAATTACTAATAACAGGTCTGTATGCTCAAACCCTAAATAATGTGTATAATATTTGCTTGGGGAAATTTTATCCAACTGCATCATTGGGTTATTATACAAGAGCAAAGAGTTTTGCGGACATATCAGCTGGTACTATTGTTAGTACTATACAACAAGCTACATTTCCAATCCTCACATCAGTTCAGTATGATAAAGAGAAATTAGTATCTATTTTTAGCAGAATGGTTCGCATGTCAGCTTTCTTTATTATCCCGATTATGACACTTATTGCTTTGTTGGCAAAGCCAATAGTTATACTATTACTTACAGAGAAATGGATTTCTCTAATTCCTCTTTTGCAATGGATGGTTTTTGCACGTATTTTTCTTCCAATGAGTACTATTAATATGAATTTATTAAATGCCATGGGGCGTTCAGATTTATTCTTAAAAGTTGATTTGTATAAACTGCCTATGACAGTATTGGCAATGGTAATTACAATTCCTATAGGGTTAAAAGCTATGATAATTGGACATGTTGTCACATCAGCCTTATCTTTCATTATTAACGCATACCTTCCGGGGAAATTCTTCGGCTATGGTCCGATTAATCAATTGAAAGAGATGTTGCCTTTTTTTGTTGCTACAATAGGAATGTCAATTTTGGTAATTATGATCTCTTATTTTATAGATAATTTAGTTTTGCAATTATTTTCTGGCATTGTATTTGGATTGTTAATTTATCTATCTATCTGTTGGCTATTCAAATTAGAAGAGTTAACAGAGGTTAAGGAATTACTTTTAAAGTTTTTAAAAAAGACAGTATAG
- a CDS encoding glycosyltransferase has protein sequence MLSILIPTYNYNIHSLVLELHKQCTNCKIEFEIISLDDHSKESQVENQKINSITNCSFEILDKNIGRSAIRNLLARKAIYTNLLFLDADTFPVNNSFISDYLKHINTEEKIVYGGILYKKEKPAKNQLLRWFYGKSREALSVEDRNTNPYLSFLTLNFLIKKSIIEKVSFNESLPNLRHEDTLFSYNLKQKEIKISHIQNPVYHLGLDEFEVAIQKESDSIIALKYLIDNKLLPPDYVRLSRIFTKLKRLNIVFVFSYFYKITRLLFLKNLSSKNPSLFIFDLYRLGYLCMLENK, from the coding sequence ATGCTGTCAATCCTTATTCCTACTTACAATTATAATATACATTCACTTGTTTTAGAATTGCACAAACAATGCACAAATTGTAAAATTGAATTTGAGATAATTTCACTTGATGATCACTCTAAAGAGTCTCAAGTCGAAAATCAAAAAATTAATAGCATTACAAATTGTTCCTTTGAAATTTTAGACAAAAATATAGGAAGAAGTGCTATTCGAAATTTATTAGCCCGAAAAGCAATATATACTAATTTGTTATTTCTAGATGCTGACACATTTCCTGTAAATAATAGCTTTATATCAGACTATCTGAAACATATAAATACAGAAGAAAAAATTGTTTATGGGGGTATTTTATACAAAAAAGAAAAACCCGCAAAAAACCAACTTCTAAGATGGTTTTATGGCAAATCTAGGGAAGCTCTTAGCGTAGAAGATAGAAATACAAATCCTTATTTATCTTTTCTAACATTGAATTTTTTGATCAAAAAATCAATCATAGAAAAAGTTTCCTTTAATGAGAGCTTACCGAATTTAAGGCATGAAGACACTTTGTTTTCGTATAATTTAAAACAAAAAGAAATAAAAATTTCACATATTCAAAACCCTGTTTATCATTTAGGGCTAGATGAATTTGAAGTTGCAATTCAAAAAGAAAGTGATTCTATAATAGCCTTAAAGTATCTAATTGACAATAAATTATTACCTCCAGATTATGTTCGGCTTTCAAGAATATTTACAAAATTAAAAAGATTAAATATTGTTTTTGTCTTTTCATATTTCTATAAAATAACACGGTTACTTTTTCTGAAGAACTTGTCAAGTAAAAATCCATCTTTATTTATTTTTGACTTATACCGATTAGGTTATTTGTGCATGCTTGAAAACAAATAA
- a CDS encoding class I SAM-dependent methyltransferase codes for MAIKKKYDLISKGDFLDLYYKVKFKGIKFIILKLSKLSYQNRVSSKWDWSSSPSDFWVIPQIKEDWNLKVSGSPFVLYEEYVCSKYLKDKVGLNMLSIGCGEGIHERNFSTFANFDKITGVDLSSVSINKAKQKADENRMNIEYHCQDFLKMKWDTKFKVILFDSSLHHFDNIDLFLKKYISPILCDDGIVVVFEYCGPNRLAWNKAQLQETNRLLNLLPQKFKFLIDGKTIKRKNYKPGLLRMLIVDPSEAPDSENLVKALQNNFKIIEEKQLGWTISHLLLKSIAHNFLNDDRETKELLDFVLKNEKEYIEKTNDNNAIFGVYRKAI; via the coding sequence ATGGCAATTAAAAAGAAATATGATCTTATATCAAAAGGTGATTTTTTAGACCTATATTATAAAGTAAAATTTAAAGGAATAAAATTTATTATTTTAAAATTATCAAAACTGTCTTATCAAAATAGAGTTTCTTCAAAATGGGACTGGAGTAGTTCGCCATCTGATTTTTGGGTAATACCACAGATAAAAGAGGATTGGAATTTAAAAGTATCTGGAAGCCCTTTTGTTTTATATGAAGAATATGTTTGTTCGAAGTATTTAAAGGACAAAGTAGGATTGAATATGCTTTCTATTGGTTGTGGAGAGGGCATTCATGAACGAAATTTTTCTACTTTCGCAAATTTTGATAAAATAACAGGAGTTGATTTGTCATCTGTAAGTATAAATAAAGCAAAACAAAAGGCAGATGAAAATAGAATGAATATTGAGTATCATTGTCAGGATTTTTTAAAAATGAAATGGGACACAAAGTTTAAAGTAATATTGTTTGATTCAAGTCTACATCATTTCGATAATATTGATTTATTTTTAAAAAAATATATAAGTCCTATTCTTTGTGATGATGGCATAGTTGTCGTTTTTGAATATTGTGGTCCAAATAGATTGGCTTGGAATAAAGCTCAATTACAAGAAACTAATAGGCTTTTAAATCTATTGCCCCAAAAATTTAAATTTTTGATAGATGGTAAAACTATTAAGAGAAAAAATTATAAGCCTGGATTATTAAGAATGCTTATTGTGGATCCTTCAGAAGCTCCTGATTCTGAAAATTTAGTCAAAGCTTTGCAAAATAACTTTAAAATTATAGAAGAAAAGCAATTAGGATGGACTATTTCACATCTGCTTTTAAAAAGTATAGCCCATAATTTTTTAAATGATGATAGGGAAACTAAAGAGCTTTTAGATTTTGTTTTGAAAAATGAAAAGGAATATATCGAAAAAACAAATGATAATAATGCAATTTTCGGTGTGTATAGAAAAGCAATATAA
- a CDS encoding glycosyltransferase — MNEFNKQNRRICIVSDQLAGGGAERCSSLLSVFFERNNFKVHHVIVLDKIEYKFAGEILNLGKLKNKRNDFLNKLKRFYVLKKFFSHNKFDFIIDTRAKNHSLREFFISKCIFTSPLIQIIHSYMLNLYFPKNVFLAKNIYSHCYKIITVSEGIKNKTAIDYKYSNVETIYNPVDFEYINKQLLESILSTPYEYILAVGNMESMVKQFDKLIDCYSKSDLVNKNIKLIILGEGILRSTLEQKVEEMNLESFVIFKGKISNPFPYYKNALFTVLSSKNEGFPYALIESLACSTPVISFDCLSGPKEIIKDKKNGLLVEDQNEDKLIEAIDLFANDKTLYNYCKRNALQSVAHFDLELIGKRWLELMKIKVE; from the coding sequence ATGAATGAATTTAATAAACAGAATCGGCGCATTTGTATTGTTTCTGATCAACTTGCAGGTGGAGGTGCTGAACGCTGCTCGAGTTTGCTTTCTGTTTTTTTTGAAAGAAATAATTTTAAAGTTCATCATGTAATTGTATTAGATAAAATAGAATACAAATTTGCAGGGGAAATTCTCAATTTAGGGAAATTGAAGAATAAAAGGAATGACTTTTTAAATAAGCTTAAAAGATTTTATGTGCTGAAAAAATTTTTCAGCCATAATAAGTTTGATTTTATAATTGATACCCGAGCAAAAAATCATAGTTTGCGAGAGTTCTTTATTTCTAAGTGTATATTTACTTCACCTTTAATACAGATTATTCATAGTTATATGCTTAATTTATATTTTCCCAAAAATGTATTTCTGGCAAAAAATATTTATTCTCATTGCTATAAAATAATAACTGTATCTGAGGGAATAAAAAATAAAACAGCGATAGATTATAAATACTCTAACGTTGAAACAATTTATAATCCGGTAGATTTTGAGTATATTAATAAGCAATTATTAGAAAGTATATTGTCAACTCCATATGAATATATTTTGGCTGTTGGTAATATGGAAAGTATGGTGAAGCAGTTTGATAAGTTAATAGATTGTTATTCTAAATCGGATTTGGTTAATAAAAATATTAAATTAATTATTCTTGGGGAAGGAATTTTAAGAAGCACACTAGAACAAAAGGTTGAAGAAATGAATTTGGAAAGTTTTGTTATATTTAAAGGCAAAATTAGCAACCCATTCCCATATTATAAGAATGCTCTTTTTACTGTTTTATCTAGTAAGAATGAAGGTTTTCCATATGCATTAATAGAATCATTAGCTTGTTCGACACCAGTCATATCATTTGATTGTTTGTCTGGGCCAAAAGAAATCATTAAGGACAAAAAAAATGGATTGTTAGTTGAAGATCAAAATGAAGATAAATTAATAGAAGCTATTGATTTATTTGCTAATGATAAAACATTGTACAATTATTGTAAAAGAAATGCGTTGCAAAGTGTAGCCCATTTTGATTTGGAATTGATAGGGAAACGATGGTTGGAGTTAATGAAAATTAAAGTCGAATAG
- a CDS encoding glycosyltransferase family 4 protein → MRLLYIVPDVTGAGGIARVISLKLDYLLTRTDCKIDIISLNSTKKNCFYGFNKKINWHTINHSKNSIFFLKSYFLFIKEVISKVEPDIIVVCDANFWYLFPWFIKFEIPIIFETHVSKFLEKSDNESLFRRFISPLINPVKRKTFKKFDKVIFLSQDCSDEWELKNNVVIPNPVTFFVEKESSLNNNRAIAIARHSYEKGIDRLLMIWKNIIKEHPDWCLDIYGEWNGNNKYQLLAIDLGISNSVNFFPPTLDIKDKYLESSIYLMASRSEALPLVLIEAMNCGLPCVSYDCPSGPRNIIEDNENGFLIEDGNSTDFEKKVALLIEDKELRIRMGKKAKLSIEKYQIDKVMNQWDDLFQDISLVKH, encoded by the coding sequence ATGAGATTATTATATATTGTACCAGATGTAACAGGAGCAGGAGGTATTGCTCGTGTCATTTCTTTGAAATTAGACTATTTATTAACTAGAACTGATTGTAAAATAGATATTATATCTCTTAATAGTACAAAAAAGAATTGTTTTTATGGCTTCAATAAAAAAATTAACTGGCACACTATTAACCATTCTAAAAACTCAATATTTTTTCTAAAATCTTATTTTTTATTTATTAAAGAAGTTATTTCAAAAGTAGAACCGGATATTATTGTTGTTTGTGATGCTAATTTTTGGTATTTATTTCCTTGGTTTATAAAGTTTGAAATACCGATAATATTTGAAACCCATGTTTCTAAATTTTTAGAGAAATCGGATAATGAAAGCTTATTTAGAAGATTTATTTCTCCTTTAATTAATCCTGTTAAAAGAAAAACATTTAAAAAATTTGATAAGGTCATTTTTTTATCTCAAGATTGTAGTGATGAATGGGAGTTAAAAAATAATGTAGTGATTCCTAATCCAGTGACTTTTTTTGTAGAAAAAGAATCTAGTTTAAATAATAATAGAGCAATAGCAATAGCTAGACATAGCTATGAAAAAGGAATTGATAGATTATTAATGATTTGGAAAAATATAATAAAGGAACATCCTGATTGGTGTTTGGATATTTATGGAGAATGGAATGGGAATAATAAATATCAACTATTAGCGATTGATTTGGGAATTTCTAATAGTGTAAATTTTTTTCCACCCACATTAGATATAAAAGATAAATATTTAGAATCATCCATTTATCTTATGGCTTCTAGGTCTGAAGCTCTTCCTTTGGTTTTAATTGAAGCTATGAATTGTGGCCTACCTTGCGTTTCTTATGATTGTCCTTCCGGTCCTAGAAATATCATTGAGGATAATGAAAATGGTTTTTTGATTGAAGATGGAAATAGTACTGATTTTGAAAAAAAAGTTGCTCTTTTAATTGAAGACAAAGAGTTAAGAATAAGAATGGGAAAAAAAGCGAAGCTATCCATTGAGAAATATCAAATAGATAAGGTTATGAATCAATGGGATGATTTATTTCAAGATATTAGCCTTGTAAAACATTAA
- a CDS encoding cell division ATP-binding protein FtsE, which translates to MSQSVLSLKNVNIYQEGKTILSDVNLEVNHGEFIYIIGKTGSGKSSLLKTLYADLPLTEGEGKIVEFDLATLKEDDIPFLRRKIGIVFQDFKLLPDRTVKDNMLFVLKATGWVDKEGMDAKIDEVLDKVNMKDFANKMPHQLSGGEQQRIAIARALLNDPEFILADEPTGNLDPQTSAEVLEVLKKINTIGKTVIMATHDYALLMKFPNKTLKCEDAKIFEVVQRTV; encoded by the coding sequence ATGTCTCAATCTGTACTGTCTTTAAAAAACGTAAACATATACCAAGAAGGAAAAACTATTTTATCTGATGTTAATTTAGAAGTGAATCATGGTGAATTCATCTACATCATCGGAAAAACCGGTTCTGGGAAGAGTAGTTTATTAAAAACATTATATGCAGATTTACCATTAACAGAAGGTGAAGGTAAAATTGTCGAATTTGATTTGGCTACTTTAAAAGAAGATGATATTCCATTTTTGAGAAGAAAGATTGGAATCGTTTTTCAAGATTTTAAATTATTACCAGATCGTACTGTAAAAGACAATATGCTTTTTGTTCTAAAAGCAACTGGATGGGTTGATAAAGAGGGAATGGACGCTAAAATTGATGAAGTTCTTGACAAAGTAAATATGAAAGACTTTGCCAACAAAATGCCACACCAGCTTTCCGGAGGAGAACAACAACGTATTGCAATTGCAAGAGCTTTATTGAACGACCCTGAATTTATCCTTGCCGATGAGCCTACCGGAAATCTAGATCCACAAACGAGTGCCGAAGTGCTTGAGGTTTTGAAAAAAATCAATACCATCGGAAAAACAGTCATTATGGCTACACACGATTATGCCTTATTGATGAAATTCCCAAACAAAACATTGAAATGCGAAGATGCCAAAATCTTTGAAGTAGTTCAAAGAACGGTGTAA
- a CDS encoding glycosyltransferase family protein encodes MTILASNIIIMRILLVGEYSLLHDSLKKGLIELGHEVIIIGNSNGHRSYPVDYKHDARFLSKKIFILPRKISLRLFKFDFIGIEYGIRFYLHLSKLKNFDIVQFVNEAPIKTYKPLEFFFIKKIFNSNKKCFILSAGIDYLTLKFYIENKNYKSLMTPFFINPKLKEYIQFFDYFSKGHIKIHKFMTNNFNGLVPTDFDYVEATKNSPIYKGLIPYPVYLDKLKFEKLRIEDKTVIFLGINKFSYHQKGITYFERSLELIKKKYSDKVEIIIANTIPYPEYINLYNKSHILLDQCTSRDQGYNALEAMAKGKVVFTGAEKEFTEYYNITERVCVNAIPDVDYLVKELSYLIENPNEIIAMGKRARAFIEKEHHYVKIAEKYLETWKNN; translated from the coding sequence TTGACTATTTTAGCATCAAATATAATAATAATGAGAATTTTACTTGTTGGTGAATATAGTTTATTGCATGATTCCCTAAAAAAAGGATTAATTGAGCTAGGACATGAAGTTATTATAATTGGCAACAGCAATGGACATAGATCTTACCCTGTTGACTACAAACATGATGCAAGATTTTTATCAAAAAAAATTTTCATACTTCCAAGAAAAATATCGCTTCGTTTATTTAAGTTCGATTTTATAGGCATAGAATATGGAATACGTTTTTATTTACACCTATCTAAATTGAAAAATTTTGACATTGTTCAGTTTGTCAATGAAGCACCAATAAAAACTTATAAACCTTTAGAATTTTTTTTCATCAAAAAAATATTTAATTCAAACAAAAAATGCTTTATACTCTCTGCTGGTATTGATTATTTAACTCTTAAGTTTTATATTGAAAATAAGAATTATAAATCACTTATGACTCCTTTTTTTATAAATCCAAAACTAAAAGAATACATTCAATTTTTTGACTATTTTAGTAAAGGACATATTAAAATCCATAAATTTATGACCAATAATTTTAATGGATTAGTACCAACTGATTTTGATTATGTTGAAGCAACAAAAAACAGTCCTATTTACAAAGGTTTAATACCTTATCCAGTATACTTGGATAAACTAAAATTTGAAAAGTTACGAATTGAAGACAAAACAGTCATTTTTTTAGGAATAAATAAATTTAGTTATCATCAAAAGGGAATTACTTATTTTGAGAGATCATTAGAATTAATTAAAAAAAAGTATAGTGACAAGGTAGAAATAATAATAGCAAATACAATTCCATATCCAGAATACATAAATCTTTACAACAAATCTCATATTCTTTTAGATCAATGTACCTCTCGTGATCAAGGATATAATGCACTTGAAGCTATGGCTAAAGGAAAAGTGGTTTTTACAGGAGCCGAAAAAGAATTTACAGAATACTATAACATTACAGAAAGGGTTTGTGTAAATGCTATTCCCGATGTAGATTATTTAGTAAAAGAATTATCTTATTTAATAGAAAATCCAAATGAAATAATAGCAATGGGAAAACGTGCTAGAGCTTTTATCGAAAAGGAGCACCACTATGTGAAAATTGCAGAGAAATATTTGGAGACTTGGAAAAACAATTAA
- a CDS encoding sugar 3,4-ketoisomerase: MNIKLIDIPKIENILGNIAVIENDVLPFEVKRVYYLYDIPSSANRGGHSHIKLQQVLIAISGSFDVILKDGISEKTITLNKPDKGLLIRNNIWRELENFSSGAVCLVLASTIYNEEDYIRDFDEFLKSKSNGN, encoded by the coding sequence ATGAATATAAAATTAATTGACATTCCCAAAATCGAGAATATTTTAGGAAATATTGCTGTAATCGAAAATGATGTTTTGCCTTTTGAAGTAAAGAGAGTTTACTATTTATATGATATTCCAAGTTCTGCAAATCGAGGAGGGCATTCACATATTAAACTGCAACAAGTCCTAATAGCTATTTCTGGAAGTTTTGATGTGATTCTTAAAGATGGAATTTCTGAAAAGACAATTACCTTAAATAAACCAGATAAAGGATTGTTAATAAGAAATAATATTTGGAGGGAATTGGAGAATTTTTCATCTGGAGCTGTTTGCTTAGTTTTGGCATCTACGATTTATAATGAAGAAGATTATATAAGAGATTTTGATGAATTTTTAAAATCTAAGTCAAATGGCAATTAA
- a CDS encoding tetratricopeptide repeat protein, with protein sequence MQKLPKLFFIFFIVQITSLYSQESAIYTYSLKDFDKALSLYEDQQYASAKILFENIKKASKNEGTQSDCAYYIANCAIRTDQDNAEELINKFVEDYPASRKQNQAFIDVAYYYFDHRDYKEALQWFVKVDESVLKNSERNKFNFEKGYSFFVDKKMKEAKNYFNKVVNSDEYAKQSKYYLGFMAYESDDYAEANKQFDQVSGDEKYAEKLSYYKSDMSFKSGDFKKAIDLGIKAMPKSTAAEKSELNKIIGESYFNLKQYNEAIPYLVGYKGKDGKWNNTDFYQLGYAYYMQKDYDNAISQFNKIIDGKDFIAQNAYYHLGESYLESGKKQQALNAFKNASEMNFNLKLQEDASLNYAKLSYEIGNSYQSVPEVLLDFMNKYPNNPSNSVIEELLIDSYISSKNYKEALVLLEKNKTPKNRIAYQKVVFYRGIELFTESNYSQSLTMFEKAIKEQKDPIITARATFWKAESEYNLEGYKEALLSYKQFSDLEKANETAEFKNINYNMAYANFKLKEYETAGNFFQSQIDNAKGDKNRLNDSYLRLADCRFVTTKYQPALDAYNKVIESKSVDGDYAYFQKALCYGFLSKNNKKIEELNAFLTLYPKSDYQDDVLFELGNTYVAENKQDLAIKAYEKLNTAYANSSYTSRSILRQGLIYYNSDKDDLALAKFKKVASDFPKTPEAYEAVATARLIYVDNGKVDEYATWVRTLDFVAVTDVDLDNDTFEAAEKQYELNNTKQAITGFSNYINKFPNGIHTLKANFVLAQLYYSEGSESKSVSNYEFVINQPRCEYTEQALVRLAQISLKDKNCDKAIPVLVRLEKEADFPQNKTFAQANLMKCYYDLKDYPNSVVYADKVLANQKTEENVKSDAQIIVARSAMQSGDEVKGKAAYAKLLSVSKGELAAEALYYDAYFKNKDGKFELSNTAIQKLAKNYSSYRYFGAKGLILMAKNYYGLKDSYQATYVLENVIENFTDYSDVIEEAKTELSRIKTEEAKTNSSITK encoded by the coding sequence ATGCAGAAACTTCCGAAGCTCTTTTTTATATTTTTTATTGTTCAAATAACTTCTCTTTATTCACAAGAATCAGCAATTTATACATACTCATTAAAGGATTTCGATAAAGCACTTTCTTTATACGAAGACCAGCAATATGCGTCGGCAAAAATCCTTTTTGAAAACATAAAGAAAGCTTCTAAAAATGAGGGAACCCAATCGGATTGTGCTTATTATATTGCTAATTGTGCCATTCGTACCGATCAGGACAATGCCGAAGAACTCATTAATAAATTTGTTGAAGATTATCCTGCAAGCCGAAAGCAAAATCAGGCTTTTATTGATGTAGCTTACTATTATTTTGATCATAGAGATTATAAAGAAGCTTTACAGTGGTTTGTGAAAGTAGACGAAAGTGTTCTGAAAAATAGTGAACGAAACAAGTTTAATTTCGAGAAAGGCTATTCTTTTTTTGTGGACAAAAAAATGAAAGAAGCCAAGAACTATTTTAATAAAGTAGTCAATTCAGACGAGTATGCTAAACAAAGCAAATATTATCTGGGTTTTATGGCGTATGAATCTGATGATTATGCTGAGGCAAACAAGCAATTCGATCAGGTTTCAGGAGATGAAAAATATGCCGAAAAATTATCGTATTACAAATCGGATATGAGTTTTAAATCAGGGGATTTTAAAAAAGCGATCGATTTAGGGATCAAAGCTATGCCAAAATCTACAGCCGCAGAAAAATCAGAATTAAATAAAATCATTGGTGAAAGTTATTTTAATCTAAAACAATACAATGAAGCAATTCCTTATCTAGTAGGCTATAAAGGTAAGGACGGGAAATGGAATAACACCGATTTTTATCAATTGGGTTATGCGTATTATATGCAAAAGGATTATGATAATGCCATTTCACAATTTAATAAAATTATAGACGGTAAGGATTTTATTGCCCAAAATGCGTATTATCATTTAGGAGAAAGTTATTTGGAATCGGGTAAAAAGCAACAGGCATTAAACGCATTTAAGAATGCTTCCGAGATGAATTTTAATTTAAAACTGCAAGAAGATGCGAGCTTAAATTATGCAAAGTTGAGTTATGAAATTGGAAATTCTTATCAAAGTGTTCCAGAAGTTTTGTTGGATTTTATGAATAAGTATCCTAATAATCCCAGTAATTCAGTCATAGAAGAATTATTAATCGACTCTTATATTTCATCCAAAAATTATAAAGAAGCTTTGGTATTATTAGAAAAAAATAAAACTCCAAAAAATAGAATTGCTTATCAAAAAGTAGTTTTCTATAGAGGGATAGAATTATTTACAGAAAGCAATTATTCCCAATCATTGACAATGTTCGAAAAAGCCATAAAAGAGCAAAAAGATCCTATCATCACAGCTCGTGCCACTTTTTGGAAAGCGGAATCTGAATATAATTTAGAGGGTTACAAAGAAGCCTTACTAAGCTACAAACAGTTTTCGGATCTTGAAAAAGCCAATGAAACTGCAGAATTCAAAAACATCAATTATAATATGGCTTATGCCAATTTTAAATTGAAAGAATATGAAACAGCTGGGAACTTTTTTCAAAGTCAGATAGACAATGCAAAGGGAGATAAAAATCGTTTGAATGATTCTTATTTGCGCTTGGCGGATTGTCGATTTGTAACTACAAAATACCAACCGGCTCTAGATGCTTATAATAAGGTAATTGAATCTAAAAGTGTAGATGGTGATTATGCTTACTTTCAAAAAGCACTATGCTATGGATTTCTTTCCAAAAACAATAAAAAAATAGAGGAGCTCAATGCATTTTTGACATTATATCCAAAATCAGACTATCAAGATGATGTTTTGTTTGAATTAGGAAATACCTATGTAGCCGAGAACAAACAGGATTTGGCAATAAAAGCATATGAAAAATTAAATACTGCTTATGCTAATAGTTCCTATACATCGCGATCTATTTTGCGTCAAGGATTAATTTATTACAATTCAGATAAAGATGATTTGGCTCTAGCCAAATTTAAAAAAGTAGCTTCAGATTTTCCTAAAACTCCAGAAGCTTATGAAGCTGTTGCAACCGCTCGATTAATTTATGTAGATAATGGGAAAGTAGATGAGTATGCAACTTGGGTACGCACATTAGATTTCGTGGCGGTTACAGATGTAGATTTAGATAACGATACATTTGAAGCTGCTGAAAAACAATACGAACTAAATAATACTAAACAAGCCATCACAGGATTTAGTAATTATATAAATAAGTTTCCAAACGGAATTCATACTCTAAAAGCAAATTTTGTATTAGCACAATTGTATTACTCTGAAGGCTCAGAAAGTAAATCGGTTTCTAATTATGAGTTTGTGATAAATCAACCCCGTTGCGAATACACAGAGCAAGCTTTGGTTAGATTGGCACAAATATCTTTGAAAGATAAAAACTGTGATAAAGCAATCCCAGTATTAGTACGTTTAGAAAAAGAAGCCGATTTTCCGCAGAACAAGACATTTGCCCAAGCTAATTTGATGAAATGCTATTATGATCTAAAAGATTATCCAAATTCAGTTGTATATGCAGATAAAGTTTTGGCTAACCAAAAAACCGAAGAAAACGTAAAAAGTGATGCCCAAATCATCGTTGCACGTTCTGCGATGCAATCAGGAGATGAGGTCAAAGGCAAAGCAGCTTATGCAAAATTATTAAGTGTAAGTAAAGGAGAATTGGCTGCGGAAGCCTTGTATTATGATGCCTATTTTAAAAACAAGGACGGGAAGTTTGAGCTTTCAAATACAGCAATTCAAAAATTAGCTAAGAATTATTCTAGTTACCGTTATTTTGGAGCCAAAGGTTTGATTCTAATGGCAAAGAATTATTATGGATTAAAAGATAGTTATCAAGCCACTTATGTTTTAGAGAATGTAATCGAAAATTTCACGGATTATTCAGATGTAATTGAAGAAGCAAAAACGGAATTGAGTCGAATAAAAACTGAGGAAGCTAAGACCAATTCATCAATTACAAAATAA